Proteins from a genomic interval of Spinacia oleracea mitochondrion, complete genome:
- the rps12 gene encoding ribosomal protein S12, with product MPTRNQLIRHGREEKRRTDRTRASDQCPQKQGVRPRVSTRTPKKPNSALRKIAKVRLSNRHDIFAHIPGEGHNLQEHSMVLIRGGRVKDSPGVKSHCIRGVKDLLGIPDRRSGRSKYGAEKPKKD from the coding sequence ATGCCTACTCGAAATCAATTGATTCGTCATGGTAGAGAAGAAAAACGGCGCACGGACCGTACTCGAGCTTCGGACCAATGTCCCCAGAAGCAAGGAGTACGCCCGCGTGTTTCAACGAGAACACCGAAAAAACCTAATTCAGCTCTACGTAAGATAGCCAAAGTACGTTTGAGCAATCGACATGATATATTTGCTCACATTCCGGGCGAAGGTCATAATTTGCAGGAACATTCTATGGTCTTAATAAGAGGAGGTAGAGTGAAAGATTCGCCAGGTGTGAAATCCCATTGTATTCGAGGAGTCAAGGATTTGCTGGGAATTCCGGATCGAAGAAGCGGCAGATCAAAATATGGTGCAGAAAAACCCAAGAAGGACTAA